One window of the Corvus moneduloides isolate bCorMon1 chromosome 10, bCorMon1.pri, whole genome shotgun sequence genome contains the following:
- the ABCC5 gene encoding multidrug resistance-associated protein 5 isoform X7: MAAPAPRPPGLCCCRKGSAAGPEAPPAPPPPPEPPPDVASASSSQLFSLRHLHLGLELRPEARALAGCLVLELCALRPQPRALVLDVHPALRVLSAAFRRAAAGEAPCAFAFSPAEAAAAPAPPPPPPCPPPPPPCAPPCAASPPATATFLSAPCIAAGPLPPAAPPGDPPAGPPPAAAEPPPPLPLFSQPPCSACPLGFRVDPFTDYGSSLTVSLPAALQPHQPFQIIVRYTTADGPAIWWLDPELTYGSAKPFVFTQGHSVCNRSFFPCFDTPAVKCTYSATVKAPAGIQVLMSATQSSYVEEEGVYQFYMEYPVPAYLVALVAGDLIHADIGPRSRVWAEPCLLPTAISKLSGIVERWLTAAESLYGPYIWGRYDIVFLPPSFPIVAMENPCLTFIISSILESDEFLIIDVIHEVAHSWFGNAVTNATWEEMWLSEGLATYAQRRITTETYGAAFTCLETAFRLDALHRQMKLLGEDNPVSKLQVKLEPGVNPSNLMNLFTYEKGYCFVYYLSQLCGDPRHFDSFLRAYIEKYKFTSVVAQDLLDSFLNFFPELKEQCVESKAGLEFERWLNATGPPLAEPDLSQGSSLTRPVETLFKLWTTEPLDSVAAASSVDLTKWRTFQTVLFLDRLLDGSPLPHEVIKKLSECYSSQLDSMNAEIRIRWLQIVVRNDYYPDLYKVRRFLENQMSRMYTIPLYEDLCTGTLKSFALEIFYQTQNQLHPNLRKTIQQILSQGLNPLPAIDTTAVTTDTPAMVLEDKVSEATNGAISLRDVNVSA; this comes from the exons ATGGCGGCTCCGGCTCCGCGGCCGCCCGGCCTGTGCTGCTGCCGCAAGGGTTCCGCGGCCGGGCCGGAggcgccgccggccccgccgccaccTCCCGAGCCGCCGCCGGACGTGGCGTCGGCGTCCAGCTCGCAGCTCTTCAGCCTGAGGCACCTGcacctggggctggagctgcggCCCGAGGCGCGGGCGCTGGCGGGCTGCCTGGTGCTGGAGCTCTGCGCGCtgcgcccgcagccccgcgcccTGGTGCTGGACGTGCACCCGGCGCTGCGCGTCCTCTCGGCCGCTTTCCGCCGCGCCGCGGCCGGGGAAGCGCCCTGCGCCTTCGCCTTCTCGCCCGCCGAGGCCGCCgccgccccagccccgccgcccccgccgccctgcccgccgccgccgccgccctgcGCGCCGCCCTGCGCCGCCAGCCCGCCCGCCACCGCCACCTTCCTCTCGGCGCCCTGCATCGCCGCCGGACCGctgccccccgccgcccccccgggGGACCCGCCCGCCGGCcccccgccggccgccgccgagccgccgccgccgctgcccctcTTCTCCCAGCCGCCCTGCTCCGCCTGCCCGCTCGGCTTCAGGGTGGACCCCTTCACCGACTACGGCTCGTCCCTCACTGTCTCCCTGCCCGCCGCTCTCCAGCCGCACCAGCCCTTCCAGATCATCGTCCGCTACACGACGGCCGACGGCCCTGCC ATCTGGTGGCTGGATCCAGAGCTGACGTACGGCAGTGCCAAGCCCTTTGTCTTCACACAGGGACACTCGGTGTGTAACCGctccttcttcccctgcttTGACACCCCTGCAGTGAAATGCACCTACTCAGCTACTGTCAAG GCTCCAGCAGGCATACAGGTGTTGATGAGTGCCACCCAAAGCTCCTACGTAGAAGAGGAAGGTGTATATCAATTTTACATGGAATATCCAGTTCCTGCCTACCTAGTGGCCCTGGTGGCTGGAGACCTCATACACGCAGACATAGGTCCAAG GAGCAGAGTGTGGGCAGAGCCTTGCCTGCTGCCAACAGCCATCAGCAAGCTTTCTGGCATTGTTGAACGCTGGTTGACAGCTGCAGAGAGTCTGTATGGCCCCTATATATGGGGAAG ATATgacattgtttttcttcctccatccttccctATTGTTGCCATGGAAAACCCATGCCTGACCTTCATCATCTCTTCCATTCTGGAGAGCGATGAGTTTTTGATCATTGACGTCATTCACGAGGTTGCCCACAGCTGGTTTGGGAACGCGGTCACCAACGCCACGTGGGAGGAGATGTGGCTGAGTGAGGGCCTGGCCACCTACGCGCAGCGCCGGATCACCACCGAGACCTATG GAGCTGCCTTCACATGTTTGGAGACCGCATTCCGCCTTGATGCTCTCCACAGGCAGATGAAGCTCCTTGGAGAAGACAACCCGGTCAGCAAGCTTCAAGTTAAACTGGAGCCAG GTGTAAATCCCAGTAATTTAATGAACCTCTTCACCTATGAAAAAGGTTACTGCTTTGTTTACTACCTGTCCCAGCTTTGTGGTGACCCCAGACACTTTGACTCCTTCCTAAGA GCCTACATTGAGAAGTATAAATTTACCAGTGTTGTGGCTCAAGATCTTCTGGATtccttcctgaatttttttccagagctgaaAGAGCAATGTGTTGAGAGCAAAGCAG GACTGGAGTTTGAACGTTGGCTCAATGCTACAGGACCTCCGTTAGCTGAGCCAGACTTATCTCAGGGATCCAGTCTGACCAGACCAGTGGAGACACTCTTCAAACTCTGGACCACAGAGCCTCTGGACTctgttgctgctgccagcagtgttGACCTCACTAAATGGAGAACGTTCCAAACTGTGCTTTTCCTGGACAGATTGCTGGATGGATCACCACTGCCACATG AGGTGATAAAAAAGCTCTCGGAATGTTACTCCTCTCAGCTGGACTCCATGAATGCAGAAATCCGTATCCGCTGGTTGCAGATTGTAGTCCGAAATGACTATTACCCAGACCTTTACAAAGTCCGTCGCTTCTTGGAAAACCAG ATGTCTCGGATGTACACAATTCCACTTTACGAGGACCTTTGCACTGGCACCCTCAAGTCTTTTGCCTTAGAAATTTTTTACCAGACCCAAAACCAGCTGCACCCCAATTTGCGGAAAACGATCCAACAGATCTTATCCCAGGGCTTGAATCCACTTCCTGCCATAGACACTACAGCAGTCACTACAGATACACCAGCAATGGTGCTTGAGGACAAAGTCTCAGAGGCCACAAATGGTGCCATTTCACTCAGGGATGTCAACGTGTCTGCTTAG